The window TAAGATAACAATTCCAGTCAGTACTCCCAGATTAAAAGATTCAAGCTTATTATTCTCTTTAGCCCCCACGATAAGCAGCATATGCAGAATGGCCAATAAAATAAAACCGATAATCGTAAAGACAGAGAATAGGTTGAATTGATGGAAAGCGGCTGTAATCATGCTGAAATACACGGCTGGCACAAGACTGCTGACTTCATGGTAATCTGCCTTGTTGAAAAGAGAATTAAACCATATTGCCTGCAAAAGAAGGCAGCATTGAGCAAGAATGAGATTGAGCAATGGATACCCTGGCAGAATGATGCCAATGCCACCCCACAGGGACTCCAACTCCGTAACAGCAGGGGAAATGCCTGATAAAAGAAAGGGAAGCCTGATAACAAGAAAAAACAGCAGAAAGGCTAAGGTAGTAGTAGGCTGCTGGGATTTAAAAAAAGATATCACATTTCAGGTTTAGGGAAGATTATTTATGACCATTAGCCTGTTAGTATTGAAACAGTACTAATTGTAAATTACGTTTCTGCTCACTGGGAACGATGATGGTCTGACCGTCCAGCTGTTTGGCTTTCAGCGGCACCAATACCAAATCTTGTTTCTCGCTGTTCATAACACTCAGCCGTTTGGTCAGCCCATTTGGATTAATGTTATATTCCACAAAATTCCCAATATTATAAAAATCCTCATTAAACAAGAATTTCAGTACATTATTCGATTCAAAGAATGCGAAGGAAGAATAATATCCTTCATCATTCTCTGACACCTGTACTTTTGGTAAAGAGGATTGCCAGTCCAATGTACCGTCCTTATTGATAGAATAAATACCAATGTCGTAATAATGGTTTTGTTCAATATATCTGGCGGAAGTGGTTGCAGGATAGGTATTATAGTATCCATAATTGGTCATAGGCATACGTTCCACCCTTGTAAACTTATACTCCCCCTCCGTTACTACAATGGCACCACCGTCACTGCGCGGGATGATCCTTCTCGGACGCACCAGAGATGCCTTATCCTGCCATGTCTTGAATTCATTGTTTTGTGACCGCTGTAATATCTCCTCGTCAAAAGGCATCTTGGAATTGAGTAATACCGTATTGGCTCCCAAGTCAATGGTCTGGTTGAGTAACCCAATATCCCTCTTGTCTTTGATGCTCTTATAACAGGCTGTCACATAGACCAACCCGCTTTGATTGGTAACTTCCGTAATAATATTTTTAAGTATCGCATCCTGACTCATCAGCATCTGCTCACTGATGGTATTGGTGGATGGATTATATGCGAAGATGGTATATTTATCAAAATTGTAATCCTGATTGTCATACCCTCCTTCATGACCTATCGCTGCAACGACACTACCCTGGTTGCTCACCTTAATAGATTTTAAAGACACATTACTGACATCTGTCAGCGTAAAGATATTTCTTTTCAGAATTCTCAGTGAATCGTCCATAACTGTAAACCGAACAAAAAATGAAGACTTTGTCTTCACTATATTAAATAGCAGTATCTTGGATTTGTCCGGTGACGCCTTTACATAAAAAGCTTTTGAATTTCCAACGTTTACCAAAGGGAGAGAATCCAAGAGAATGGTTTCGTTCGGTATTGTTAGCTTATTGTCCAGTACCTTTAACTTGAAGAATTGAAAATTTTCATTGTTCGTAGTATAAAAGGTCAGAACCTTATCTTTCAATAACAAGAAACCTTCCAGATTAATGCCCCTTCCCTTAAATGGCAATTCCTTTCTGTTGACAATACGCAGTTGATTATCGTATGCAACCAACTCACTTTCGTTGCTGCCAAAGAAATGAATAAGGATACCCAAATCATTCTTACCAATGATTTCATAATCGGAAAAACGGCTTGCCACTTTATCGGGACTTGATTTTACAATCGTTTGTGAAAACAGAGAAGAAGGGTTGGAAAGAAAAGAAATAAACAATAGCAGAACAACGAAACAGAACAAGTTCACTTTGACGAACATTCTGGAGGAAAGGTTCTTTGTACAGTTGCTATATGCCATATTAATTTTCATCCTTTTTTTCTCACGGATTCAACCATTATTTTTTCTGTCTGGGATCCAATGCATCTGTTAGTCCTTCACCAATCAAATTAAACAGCGTCACCGTCAGGAAGATGGCAACACCGGGAAAGATAGCCACCCACAACTGGGAAGCACTTCCACGTGCCAATGACAACAATTTACCCCAGGTGATGATTTCCGGGGGAACACCCAGCCCTAAGAAAGACAGGGAAGATTCTATCAAAATAGCTGCAGCAATACCAAATGCGACGGTAATCAATACCGGTGAAATGGCATTCGGTATGGCGTGTTTGAGTAATATCCTGGTCCTGCTGTATCCGAGCGCTTCGGATGCTTCAATATATTCTAAACTTCGCACTCTCAACAATTCCGCCCGTATGAAACGGGCAATCTCCGTCCAGGATGTAAGACCTATGATAACCATTACCAGCATAATTCCAGGTTTAGAAATAGCAATGACCGCTATTATTAAGAATAAACGCGGAATGGACACCAATATTTCAATCAGCCGCTGAACAATGATATCAACCGGTATCGCGGTCTTCTTTCTGAAAAACGGTATAATCTTTAATATAAAACCTGACGCATATCCAACGAAAAGCGCTCCTATGAAAATTCCAATACTGATGAGCAATTGTCCTAAGAAAGAAACGATTGATTTGCCAATTGCATCGCTTAATATATAGCTCCTGGAACCGAACGCATAAAACCATGCGAAATACAGAAAGATGAAACCCATCAGCATGGATGCTCTCGAAATCTTAATGCGGTTATCCCCGAAGAACCCGGCAAGAGACCCCAAAAGAATCCCGATCAATGAAGCGATAGACATGGAAACAATACCTACGGTAAAGGCGATTCTGGTACCATGTATCAAACCCGCTAATATATCACGGCCTATTCCTTCCGTTCCAAGCCAGTGCCGCCACCGGGTGGAAGCTACGCTCTGTTTGGCAAACGGAGAGACAAAGCCTGAATTGAAGAAATCCTGGGTAGTCGGAGAATACGGAACAATGGGCCGTATGGCAAAATCAAACTTTGTATCTGTCCAGTTGATGTTCAATAAATCCTTTGGCCATTTTGCAATGCCTAAATCAACGGCATACTCTTTGAAAATAGGGAAATAGGTATGGCCCTTATAGGTACACACTATCGGTTTTTCATTCGCCAGGAAGTCCGCGGTTATGGCTATCAATGCCATTACCGCTACAATATACGCTGAGATAACGGCCCGCTTGTTTTTCTTGAACTGCCGTTTGACGTATGACCAGTAATCCTGCCTTTGATCTGTGTTGTTGGAGTCGCCCATGTTATTTCTTATTATACGAGATTCTTGGATCTACCACTGCATACAATATGTCAGCCACCAGATATCCGACTAATGTAAGAATAGCTGAAAACATGACAACCGTATATACTATCGGATAATTTCTTGCCACCAGCGCTTCATAGGCCAGTTTTCCCATTCCGGGAATGGAAAAGATAATTTCTATTACAATCGAGCCGCTTATAGCCAGTGGAAATACGCTGGCAAACAGGGTAATGATGGGTAATAACGAATTTTTAAATCCATGCTTCCATAAGACTTCTTTCTCTTCCAATCCCTTGGCCCTTGCCGTACGGATATAATCCTGGCTTAATGTCGTAATCATGGCTCCCCGCATCTGCCGGTATAAGAATGCCAGGCCACCGTAGGTAAAACAAATCATAGGCAGTATCAGATGGTATACGCGGGTACCTGCCACTTCCGCCAGGCTCATACTGCTGTCGAGCTCTCCTACCCCGTATGCCGGGAACCATCCCAGGAAGTCTCCACCTCCGAAAAACAAGATCAACAGAGTGGCTACCCAGAAATTGGGCAACGAATATAACATAAACAAGAATGTAGAAATGGTCTGGTCTCTTTTGCTTCCTTTTCTCGCCGCTGAGAGAATGCCTAAGGGTATGGCTATGAGGTAGGTTAAAATAATGGATAAGATGCTCAGCATAACCGTCCAACGTACAGCATCCCATAACACGTTCTTTACAGGACGGCCATCCTGATAGGAAATACCAAAATCCCCTTTAAAGAATTTGGTAATCCAGTGGTGGTATTGATTGTCTCTGCCATACCAGTGAAGGGCCGGAATATATTTTTTATAGGGTGTGGCCTTTTTTACGACGCCATCCGTATATGATGATTCCAACGTACTAAATGAAGGCTGCAATGCCGCTAATGTGGGTGCCTTACTGATTTCTTTTTCAATATTCCGGAAAGCAGTTTGCAGTGCATTGCCATCATAGTTCAGGTAAGTCTTCTGAATATTGTCCTTTATAATAATTAATGCATCCCCATTGGCTGAATCTCTCGGCGTATCGCCCGTTTTCAATTCAAATGCCCGGATATTCTTGTAATACTGGTCAATCTCACTCCAGTTGCCGTATTTATCCACCAGCCTTTCTAAATTCTGACGATGAAACTTTTTAGGAATCTCATACATGTTGTTGGGGGTGGCAGCATTCGAAAGGGTGAAATAAAAGATGGGCAGATCCAATCCTAACTGTTTCCGTTTGTCAATGTACGCTCTCTCTGAAGCAATGGCATTAGCAGAACTTCCCATCTCACTGTTACTGTTAAGCATCTGTTCCACTGGGTCGCCGGGCACGCTGGTACTCAGCATAAAGGTGACTAAAGAAATAACCAGCAAGGTAGGGATGAAAATCAATATCCTTTTGACGATGTATTTGAACATATAGGTTCAAAAATACGATTTTAGCTGTAATTAAATAAAAAAAATCCTGCCGTTTGCGGCAGGATGCAATAGATTCAACTTTCTGATTGTC is drawn from Sphingobacteriales bacterium and contains these coding sequences:
- a CDS encoding ABC transporter permease subunit — protein: MGDSNNTDQRQDYWSYVKRQFKKNKRAVISAYIVAVMALIAITADFLANEKPIVCTYKGHTYFPIFKEYAVDLGIAKWPKDLLNINWTDTKFDFAIRPIVPYSPTTQDFFNSGFVSPFAKQSVASTRWRHWLGTEGIGRDILAGLIHGTRIAFTVGIVSMSIASLIGILLGSLAGFFGDNRIKISRASMLMGFIFLYFAWFYAFGSRSYILSDAIGKSIVSFLGQLLISIGIFIGALFVGYASGFILKIIPFFRKKTAIPVDIIVQRLIEILVSIPRLFLIIAVIAISKPGIMLVMVIIGLTSWTEIARFIRAELLRVRSLEYIEASEALGYSRTRILLKHAIPNAISPVLITVAFGIAAAILIESSLSFLGLGVPPEIITWGKLLSLARGSASQLWVAIFPGVAIFLTVTLFNLIGEGLTDALDPRQKK
- a CDS encoding ABC transporter permease, producing MFKYIVKRILIFIPTLLVISLVTFMLSTSVPGDPVEQMLNSNSEMGSSANAIASERAYIDKRKQLGLDLPIFYFTLSNAATPNNMYEIPKKFHRQNLERLVDKYGNWSEIDQYYKNIRAFELKTGDTPRDSANGDALIIIKDNIQKTYLNYDGNALQTAFRNIEKEISKAPTLAALQPSFSTLESSYTDGVVKKATPYKKYIPALHWYGRDNQYHHWITKFFKGDFGISYQDGRPVKNVLWDAVRWTVMLSILSIILTYLIAIPLGILSAARKGSKRDQTISTFLFMLYSLPNFWVATLLILFFGGGDFLGWFPAYGVGELDSSMSLAEVAGTRVYHLILPMICFTYGGLAFLYRQMRGAMITTLSQDYIRTARAKGLEEKEVLWKHGFKNSLLPIITLFASVFPLAISGSIVIEIIFSIPGMGKLAYEALVARNYPIVYTVVMFSAILTLVGYLVADILYAVVDPRISYNKK